One window of the Cuculus canorus isolate bCucCan1 chromosome 13, bCucCan1.pri, whole genome shotgun sequence genome contains the following:
- the LOC128853482 gene encoding WAS/WASL-interacting protein family member 1-like yields the protein MGAHPAPALPLPHQPLHGRRLRWPRLCPAPLVPRRPGESVRGLGQRGASSSPAHRQLPRHREHPQGTGSIPRTPRASPVSAHRAHPPGTGSPHDSCAPGASPTPTQRARLPGTGNLHNSCSPRATPGHREAPQPIFPGSLPAYREPLRFPSTGRRSLSRVSVMTPPAQPHRCGSTSSRGKSTPAPSCVPAPRLPQLCIGSTDWRMQMQAVHVHLDMRCPHSRRGIAEHEASLRKSNSAPKAEPWVSRVPAQGSFGLCCCICPLTRRAGT from the exons ATGGGTGCGCATCccgctcctgccctgcctctgcCGCACCAACCGCTGCACGGGCGGCGGCTCCGGTGGCCCCGGCTGTGCCCCGCTCCGCTAGTCCCGAGGCGACCGGGAGAGTCGGTCAGGGGGCTCGGGCAACGGGGAGCATCCTCGTCCCCCGCCCACCGGCAGCTTCCCCGACACCGGGAGCATCCCCAAGGCACCGGGAGCATTCCCAGGACACCGCGAGCATCGCCGGTTTCTGCGCACCGGGCGCACCCCCCGGGCACAGGTAGCCCCCACGACTCCTGCGCACCGGGAGCATCCCCGACTCCTACACAGCGGGCTCGTCTCCCGGGCACCGGGAACCTCCACAACTCCTGCTCACCGAGAGCAACCCCCGGGCACAGGGAGGCTCCCCAGCCCATCTTCCCCGGGAGCCTCCCTGCGTACCGGGAGCCTCTCCGATTCCCGAGCACC ggcaggaggagcctCTCGCGGGTCAGCGTCATGACCCCACCAGCGCAGCCCCATCGGTGCGGAAGCAcgagcagcagaggaaaatccACCCCCGCACCCAGCTGCGTGCCTGCCCCGCGGCTCCCCCAGCTTTGCATAGGCAGCACCGACTGGCGCATGCAAATGCAGGCGGTGCATGTGCATTTGGACATGCGGTGCCCGCACAGTCGTCGAGGCATTGCAGAGCACGAGGCATCACTAAGGAAGTCCAACAGTGCTCCCAAAGCAGAGCCCTGGGTTTCTAGGGTGCCGGCACAGGGCTCCTttgggctctgctgctgcatctgcCCACTCACCAGGAGAGCAGGGACTTGA